A window of Deltaproteobacteria bacterium contains these coding sequences:
- a CDS encoding pilus assembly PilX N-terminal domain-containing protein: protein MGKPVEKMVISSSPGNGPQGKRALSQENGLFLSTGRDIRGYALIMAVVFVFFLTMFGFAFYHLAETDVDLVADLSNSLEAFYAAETGLEKTGWIMRHRPAIEQAGPFANLNPFSPAFYTGNGFEDFRQVAHGNSSQEGDYGRGLLSSASSPFPPYFRINSIDARVVDEADPRLMTSVRVKVLGAVDVDGDGVAGLTGTDSEGFPVDHDDVNRTFDAVIGLPGSLAENVSIGSPVFYDDAGTEITGFPLLYTRLVTQDGYDVPAESGFFYWHKSDPVTGWDRFDYVLGRPMKKGEIRLPPGLFDETGGPRAAYFSAADARQYAGDQVFDRGNDPTRGTSGREVVYVDGNVVIQDVDFGHLDNDGNLRGCDWNATDVAVISTGTITAKNIHCGNVGRLTLIARDILLVGSYDTRINGIALASGSVILDDQETVGNPHGCPRGVLKNESSQEPLRYTAYFMGTILAGTSIRLKNAGWTVLLDEKAINGLMYDATLSKPTKVYETAENEDGNFPYPRWIKHGGELGVEQESYTPEEIGAGEGASWDSGGDDTPDVMRVFQETVWNSADERHDFGLEDSVELDFEDIGIGLQDLSYYPVLTFWMSLDNFRRTSGSRETLRMFYFFLQLQDDYDKNAFFSLSEGESLYDDMNSPGEGAWKKVRIPLAGVDPTSDFNIKLVDEIRLDFYGLTISWYNQEDIRQWIDYDPDNTDYGYDGQFVFHLGEPDTYGNDSYPVRFWPPGAATYH from the coding sequence ATGGGGAAGCCGGTGGAGAAAATGGTTATCTCGTCCTCTCCCGGTAACGGCCCTCAAGGGAAGAGGGCTCTTTCCCAGGAAAACGGCCTTTTCCTTTCCACGGGGAGAGATATCCGGGGATACGCCCTGATCATGGCCGTGGTCTTTGTCTTCTTCCTCACGATGTTCGGCTTTGCCTTCTATCATCTGGCTGAAACCGATGTGGACCTCGTGGCAGACCTGTCGAACTCCCTTGAGGCCTTCTATGCGGCAGAGACCGGTCTGGAAAAGACGGGATGGATCATGAGGCACCGCCCGGCTATTGAACAGGCGGGCCCCTTTGCCAATCTCAACCCATTCAGCCCCGCCTTCTATACAGGAAACGGGTTCGAGGACTTCCGGCAAGTAGCCCACGGCAACTCGAGCCAGGAGGGGGACTACGGGAGAGGCCTTCTTTCATCCGCGAGCTCGCCCTTTCCCCCGTACTTCAGGATCAACTCCATAGACGCGCGAGTGGTCGACGAGGCGGATCCGAGGCTCATGACCTCCGTCCGGGTCAAGGTCCTGGGAGCCGTCGATGTCGACGGTGACGGAGTTGCAGGTCTCACCGGCACTGATTCAGAAGGCTTTCCTGTCGACCACGATGACGTGAACCGGACGTTCGATGCCGTCATCGGCCTGCCTGGCTCCCTGGCCGAGAACGTTTCTATCGGCTCACCCGTCTTTTATGACGATGCCGGGACGGAGATCACCGGCTTTCCTCTCCTCTACACAAGGCTGGTCACGCAGGACGGATACGATGTGCCGGCTGAGAGCGGTTTCTTCTACTGGCATAAGTCCGATCCGGTGACAGGTTGGGACCGTTTCGATTACGTCCTTGGGAGGCCGATGAAGAAGGGGGAGATAAGACTCCCTCCGGGACTATTTGACGAAACGGGGGGTCCCCGTGCGGCCTATTTCTCGGCGGCCGATGCGAGACAGTACGCGGGAGATCAGGTATTCGACAGAGGAAACGACCCCACCCGGGGGACCAGTGGCAGAGAGGTCGTCTACGTTGATGGAAACGTGGTGATCCAGGACGTGGACTTTGGGCACCTCGATAACGATGGCAACCTCAGAGGCTGCGACTGGAACGCAACCGATGTCGCCGTCATTTCTACCGGAACCATTACCGCAAAGAACATCCACTGTGGAAACGTGGGCCGCCTTACCCTCATTGCCCGGGACATCCTTCTGGTGGGCAGCTATGACACACGGATAAACGGGATCGCCCTGGCGAGCGGGTCTGTCATCCTCGACGATCAGGAGACTGTGGGGAACCCTCATGGGTGTCCGAGAGGTGTGTTGAAAAACGAGAGTTCCCAAGAGCCGCTTCGTTACACCGCCTATTTCATGGGGACAATACTGGCTGGCACGAGCATCAGGCTGAAAAATGCGGGGTGGACAGTACTTCTTGACGAGAAGGCTATCAACGGCCTCATGTATGACGCCACCCTCTCAAAACCGACAAAGGTCTATGAAACCGCCGAGAACGAAGACGGGAATTTTCCTTACCCCAGATGGATAAAGCATGGCGGCGAATTGGGGGTCGAGCAGGAATCGTATACACCCGAGGAGATCGGGGCTGGCGAGGGGGCTTCGTGGGACTCCGGAGGTGATGACACTCCCGACGTGATGCGGGTCTTTCAGGAGACTGTTTGGAATTCGGCAGATGAAAGACACGATTTTGGACTCGAGGACTCCGTGGAACTCGACTTTGAGGACATCGGGATCGGACTCCAGGACTTGTCGTACTATCCGGTGCTGACCTTCTGGATGTCCCTTGACAACTTCAGAAGAACTTCAGGATCGAGAGAGACCCTTCGGATGTTCTATTTCTTCTTACAACTGCAAGACGACTACGACAAGAATGCCTTCTTTAGCCTTTCGGAGGGAGAATCTCTTTATGACGATATGAACAGCCCGGGGGAGGGGGCATGGAAGAAGGTGCGAATACCCCTGGCAGGGGTTGACCCCACCAGCGATTTCAATATCAAACTCGTGGACGAAATCAGGCTCGACTTCTACGGCTTAACGATCAGCTGGTACAACCAAGAAGATATTCGACAATGGATCGACTACGATCCGGATAACACGGATTACGGCTATGACGGGCAATTCGTCTTCCACCTGGGAGAGCCGGACACCTATGGCAACGACAGCTACCCGGTCAGATTCTGGCCTCCGGGAGCAGCCACCTATCACTGA